One Sporocytophaga myxococcoides genomic window carries:
- a CDS encoding amylo-alpha-1,6-glucosidase yields the protein MKITISDNIIKDFSKASSREWLETNGLGGWASGSLSGANTRSYHGMFVVATHPPVGRMVLISKLEEFIKFKGVKFELSANQFPSNICATGLEYFDKYEQEYFPVFHYKIGDNIEIVKTIAAIYDENTIVVTYEVKNAVDEFELELKPFISYRDYHGLIKENKNLRWEAVFGNGVLKMDPYEGLPPSYIFLKNSNFKFTPAWFLNFEYGEEQNRGLQFSEDLFSYGNFSVKLKQGNKIGVIISDKDPSRKDPFKLISSERKRREKITRNIPFKDDLSQRLAIAADQFVVKRGKNLKTIIAGYHWFSDWGRDTMISLPGICLVTGRFDEAKKILKAFAKSIDMGMIPNRFPDVGEEPEYNTVDATLWFFIAIKKYLDYSGDKTFVLKDLYSSLKDIIQWHDRGTRYNIKVQEDGLLYAGQHGVQLTWMDAKIGNWVVTPREGKAVEINALWYNALMILGELADLKGELKASRQFYERAGHIKNAFLDTFVIKDQGYLYDYINQYEHNSAVRPNMLFAISLPYPLLDNELSASILKITEEKLLTPVGLRSLSPDDPQYKGNYSGDRLARDGAYHQGTVWGWLIGPYITAKVRLEGDKGRQEVEQWIQNFQYHLSEAAIGSISEIFDGNEPYAPKGCVAQAWSVAELLRAYLEDVKEVFKKK from the coding sequence ATGAAAATTACCATCAGCGACAATATTATTAAGGATTTTTCAAAAGCTTCTTCCAGGGAGTGGTTGGAAACGAATGGCTTAGGGGGATGGGCGAGCGGATCTTTATCCGGTGCCAATACCAGAAGTTATCATGGAATGTTTGTTGTTGCCACTCATCCACCGGTGGGAAGAATGGTTTTGATTTCAAAACTCGAAGAATTTATTAAGTTTAAAGGAGTAAAATTCGAATTAAGTGCGAATCAATTCCCATCCAATATCTGTGCTACTGGCCTGGAGTATTTTGATAAATATGAGCAGGAGTATTTTCCCGTGTTTCATTATAAAATAGGGGATAATATTGAAATAGTGAAAACGATTGCTGCTATCTATGATGAAAATACAATCGTGGTGACTTATGAAGTAAAGAATGCTGTTGATGAGTTTGAGCTGGAATTAAAACCGTTTATATCTTACAGAGATTATCATGGATTAATTAAAGAGAATAAAAATTTGAGGTGGGAGGCTGTATTTGGTAATGGAGTTCTGAAAATGGATCCATATGAAGGTTTGCCACCTTCCTACATATTTCTTAAAAATTCTAACTTTAAATTCACTCCTGCATGGTTTCTTAATTTTGAATACGGGGAAGAGCAAAACCGAGGTCTACAGTTCTCCGAAGATTTGTTTAGCTATGGAAATTTCAGTGTTAAACTGAAACAGGGAAATAAAATCGGAGTAATTATTTCAGACAAAGATCCTTCAAGAAAAGATCCGTTTAAACTGATTTCCTCTGAAAGGAAACGTAGGGAAAAAATCACAAGAAATATTCCGTTTAAAGATGATCTTTCTCAAAGACTTGCCATTGCTGCAGATCAGTTTGTGGTGAAGAGGGGAAAGAATCTTAAAACAATTATTGCTGGCTACCATTGGTTCTCAGACTGGGGGAGAGATACAATGATTTCACTCCCCGGAATTTGTCTGGTTACAGGTAGGTTCGATGAGGCAAAAAAAATACTTAAAGCATTTGCCAAAAGTATAGATATGGGAATGATTCCCAATAGATTTCCTGATGTAGGGGAAGAACCGGAATACAACACAGTGGATGCTACTTTATGGTTCTTTATTGCAATAAAAAAATATCTTGATTATTCGGGAGATAAAACGTTTGTTCTGAAAGACCTCTATTCTTCTTTGAAAGATATTATTCAATGGCACGATAGAGGTACAAGATATAATATAAAGGTTCAGGAAGATGGTTTACTGTATGCCGGGCAGCATGGGGTTCAGCTTACCTGGATGGATGCAAAAATTGGCAATTGGGTTGTGACACCAAGGGAAGGCAAAGCTGTTGAAATCAATGCTCTTTGGTACAATGCTCTAATGATTCTGGGAGAACTTGCAGATCTCAAGGGTGAACTGAAAGCAAGTCGTCAGTTCTATGAAAGGGCAGGACATATTAAAAACGCTTTCCTTGATACTTTTGTAATAAAAGATCAGGGGTATCTTTATGATTATATTAATCAATATGAACACAACAGTGCAGTAAGGCCTAATATGCTTTTTGCTATCAGTTTACCTTATCCGCTTCTGGATAATGAACTATCAGCTTCAATACTCAAGATAACAGAAGAAAAACTTTTAACTCCGGTTGGATTACGAAGTTTGTCTCCTGATGATCCTCAATACAAAGGCAATTACTCAGGAGATCGGCTTGCAAGAGACGGTGCATATCACCAGGGAACTGTATGGGGATGGCTGATTGGACCATACATAACAGCGAAGGTAAGACTTGAAGGAGATAAAGGAAGACAGGAAGTAGAGCAATGGATACAAAATTTCCAATACCATCTAAGCGAAGCAGCAATAGGCAGCATATCGGAGATATTTGACGGAAATGAACCATATGCTCCTAAAGGTTGTGTTGCTCAGGCCTGGAGTGTTGCGGAACTTCTAAGAGCTTATCTTGAAGATGTGAAAGAGGTCTTTAAAAAGAAATAA